The nucleotide sequence AGAGTAGTATCGCGTCGCCCTCCTCGAAGTTCGGTTTCTTCACGTCCAGAACTATCGGAATCGTCCAGGGCAGGTCGTTGCTCAGGCGCATATCATCTAGAACGCTCTGGAAGTCGTCGCTTGTCAGGAAGCCCTTGAGGGGAGAGTAAACACCGTGGGCTATGTTCTCAAGGTCTATGGCCCTACCGTGCTCAATCTCAACTCTGGGATACTCGTTCTGCTCGTTTAAAATCCTCTCGCGGGTTCTCTCGGCAACTATTCTCCTCACAAGCTTTCCACCATGGGGTTTTGAAACCATTCTACCACCTCAGTTTGAGTTAAAAAGAATAGGAATCAGTCAAGGTAGCCGAGGGCACGAAGCCTCTCCTTGACCTTCTCTTCCTCCTCCTCGCTGAAGACCTCTTCCTCTTCCTCCTCGAGGCTCGCCAAGACTTCTCTAAGGACGTA is from Thermococcus sp. and encodes:
- a CDS encoding CopG family transcriptional regulator; this translates as MSMEEFVEVKIPKSLYDRIKERVEEAGFDSVDEYVTYVLREVLASLEEEEEEVFSEEEEEKVKERLRALGYLD